In Deltaproteobacteria bacterium, the genomic window GGCAAGAAACCGCTGCCCAAAGTCGAACAGTTCGTCGACAGCTCGCTCGCCGAACAACTGGAAAAGAGCGGCTTTGTCGACGCGCTTTATAAACAATGATTCGGAAGATTCTCTCGCAAAGGCGCAAAGACGCAAAGTTCGGATGAGAAGAATAATTCTTTTTCAAATGTTTTTCATTTTCCGAACTTTGCGAGATTGGCGCCTTTGCGAGAGATATTCTTAGATTCTGTAGAACAATAAATGATTCAAGCTTGGAGACCCCTTGATGAAAGATTCTAATCGTAACCGATTGCTGGCCGTCGCCCTGGTGCTCGTGTTGAGCGCCCTGTTAGCTGCGCCAAGTCTAGCGCAAATAATTACACCGTTGGTGATTCAAGGCGGCACGCTGATCGACGCCACCGGGCGCGAGCCGATTCGGGACGCGATCATTGTCGTCGAAGGCGAACGGATCAAAGCCGTCGGCAAGCGCGGCGAGATCGCGATTCCACGCGGCGCGAAGATCATCGACGCCAAAGGCAAAACAATTTTGCCGGGATTTATCGACGGCCATTGCCATCTGCTCGACTTCATCGGCGAAATCTATCTCCACCTGGGCATCACATCCTGCCCCGATATCACTCAGAACGATGACGAGTGGACCCTGGCGCAAAAGAACGGCACCAATCTTGGTAAGATTCGCGGCCCGCGCATCTGGTCCACCGGCGGCCGTTTAGTCGGCCCGCCGCCCGCCTGGGCGCTGCGCGGCGAGCGCGGTTATTTAGTGAAAACGCCCGAAGAAGCGCGTGAAGTCGTGCGCAAGAAAAAAGCCGCCGGCATCGAGATAATCAAATTCAATGAATATGTCGCGCCCGAAGTCATCAAAGCCGGCGCTGAAGAGGCGAACCGCTTGGGCATGCCGATCACTTGCCACTGCCTCGATGTATTTCTCGCCGCGGAAAATAATTTCGCCGGCGTCGAACACCACTGGGGCATGGGTATGACCACCATCGGCGATTTGAAGAAACGCTGGGAAGTGCATGAGCAGCGCATGACCGGCAAGATCAACACCGCCGATCTTTCTTATTTTTATGAGACGGAAAATTTCGACAAGGTTGTCAAAGCCGCGGTCGATAAAAATATTTCCTGGAGCCCGACCATCGCCACTTGGTACCGCCCGCTGTCGCCCAGCGTGGCGCGCTTCAAAGAGCGCGAGCTGTCGATCCTCGATCACAAAAATGCCGGCTACCTGCCGCGCGTCCTGCGCGAACAAGCGCTCGGCCAATATGAACGCTACGCCAAGTTCGCGCCGGAGCGTCTGGCGCGGGCGCAGGAAGGCTACAAGAAACTCGAAGACTTGATGCGCCGCTATGTCAAAGCCGGCGGCTTGATTCGCGCCGGCTCCGATCCGAACAATGGCTTGCCCGGCCTCGGCGTGCACCAGGAAATGGTCATGTTCGTCGAAGCCGGCTTGACGCCCATGCAGGCGCTCCAAGCCGGCACGATCAACGTCGCCAAAGCCTTTCGCAAAGATAAAGACTACGGCACCGTCGAAGCCGGCAAAGTCGCCGACATTATCGTCATCGACGGCGACCCGCTGAAAGACATCTGGGCCGTGCAAAACGTCAAGCAGGTGATACTCGGCGGCAAGATCGTCGACCGCGAGTTCCACGCTAACTATAAGAATCCGATTCCCGCCATCCGCGCGTGGCGTTCCACGCCGCAGGAAATTGACGTTACCCCGCGCGCGCTCACCCAAGGCGCAGGCGGCACCGTCAAAGTCACGGCTCGGCGCGGCTTCGACAAATTTCACAAGGTAATGTTCAACGGCAAAGAGATCGAAACCCGCTTTGTCAGCGCGAGCGAACTCGAAGCCATCGTGCCAGCGCAACTGACCAAAAAGATCGGCACCTATCCGATAACGGTAGTCGGCCAAGGCGACTCCGCGTCGCGCTCCGCGCCGGCGTATTTTATCGTTACATACTAACCGTAGGATCACTCAATGACGGATTTTTCCAGTTCAACTGTTGTAGCCGTCCCCCTCCTTTCTCACACCCTCCCCCTAAGACGGGGGAGGGTAAGGGTAGGGGTGTTCAAAGCCACCGCGGCAATTCTGATCACACTCGCGGCAATTTCATTATTCAACAAAAACGCCGCAGCCCAATCCGCAACCCTCCGCGTAATCTTTTACCCGCCTTGGAACATCAGCAAGCTACCCATGTACATGGCGCGCGACGCCGGAATCTTCGAACGCAATGGCTTAAAAATAACCTGGACCAATCCCGGCTCCAACGAAAAACTGTTAGCCGCGCTGAAAAACGGCGCTGCCGACATCGCCGTCGTTAGCGCCAACCACGTCGCCCAGAACAACGCATCCGGCGGCCCGACAATGTTGCTGGTCGGCAACACCGGTTATAATTACTCAGCATTTTTCGCCGACTCAACGATCAAGAGCGCCGCCGATCTCAAAGGTAAAAAGATCGGCACCGGCGAGCCCGGCAGCACGCCGGATCAGCTCACACGTCTGGCGCTGCGCAAGCTCGGCATCGATGCCGGCAAAGACGTGACGCTGATTCCCTTCGACGAAGGCAGAAACACCGACCGGGTGAAAGCTCTGCTCGGTGGTACGGTGGCGGGAATGATGATTACCGCGGAGACAATGTACGATCTGGAAAAAACCGGCGAGATCAAAAAGCTCAACCGCCTCACCGACCACAAGCAGCTCAAAATATACGCCGGCGGCGGCGCCGACTACGCGATCTCCGCCACACTGTTAAAAAATCGCCGGGACGATGCGAAAAGATTCATGAGCGCGATTTGCGAAGGCATCGCGCTCACGCGCAAAGAAAAAGCCAAAGCACTAGAATTCGTCGCAAAGACGGGCCGAAACATGGACGCCGCCGGCATTGAATATCTCTACCGGCTCTACACCGCCGACGTGATTCCCGCGCGGCCGCATTTGAAACCGGAAGGCATCGAGCTGGCGATTCAGATGACCTCGGCCATGTTTCCGAGCAGCCGAAACTTGAACGCGACGGAGCTAACCGATGCGACGTTAGTCCCCGAGTTGGAAAATGAAGGCCGCTGTAATTTTTAGCGAACGAATTCTATTTCGCCGTCCTCATGTAGGGGCGCAGCATGCTGCGCCCTCCCCGTTTCCGTTACGCCTTTGCGCGCAATCATCCAATGCGCCGCGCCAGTTCTTGAATCTGATCCATGGTCTCTTTCAACCCCGGCGCATATTGGCGCGGCACGCACTCGCCGCAGATTTCGTTGGCCAGCTGGCTGATCGAGCGCAGAGCGGAATCGAGCATGGCCGAGCGCGTGTCAGGCAAGGCCGCGCCCACTTCAACCAACGCCTGCAAGCAAATGATCAGATTGGAGAGCAGCGACTCCATCATCTCTTCATCCGGCATCACCTGGCAACGATAGAGCAGATCGTGCACCGCCTGTAACTCGCCGCGAAACATTCGCACGGTGCTTTCCAAGCGACGCAAAACCAAATCCGGTAACACGCCCTGCTCGGCTTGTAGTTGCTGCACCACGCCGAGATCGGAGAAGACCAAATGTAAATTGGTACGCACGCGGTTCAAGCGGTCTTCGAAAGTCGTGCGGTGAATCTGCTCGGTCAGCTCCTCTTGGCGGCGGGAAACCAATTTGGAAATGACGCAGCCGAAAATCAGCAAGCCTGCGGCGCCTTCGACGATCGCGAAGATGCGCAGCGCGCCGGTGGGAATCACATCGCCATAACCGATCGACAACGCCGTGACGAAACTGAAATACATCGCCGTGCCGAGACCATTGAGATCCGGTTTGACCGCAACGTTGCCAGCTTGAAGTCTCCAGCCCATGCCGATGCCGGCAAGCCAGTAAATCAAACCGAATACCATGATCATGCCGAGCCAGATACCGACGAGAGTCTCAAGCGACAAGTTGGCGACGACTTCCAACCACGAGAGCCGACGCGAGACTAACGGTGACGCGACCGAGCCGATGGGAGTCGACACCGGCAGCACATCCTGTTCCACCTCAGCGCCACTCTCGGTCCAATCCGCCATGCCGCCAACGTAATAACGCAAGTGGGTGTAACCCTTTTTTTCGAGCAAGCTCACGGCTTGCTTGCCCAACGGTCAGGTCGGACCGGCGCAATGAATCGCAACCTCCAGCGCCAAATTGGAAAGCAGCCGCGGCGCTTTAAGCTCGATGTCGGCAAGCGGCAGATTGATGGAACCGGGAATATGGCCGGCTCTGAACGAATCCACCGGCATGACATTGACCAGCGCCAAGGCGCGATCCTGCAAGCGCGCAAGTATTTCCTCGCGCGAGATCGTCGAATACTCGTGAATCGGTTCTTGAATTTGCGGCTTCGCCATCGAATGAGACTTTGCTTATTAAAAAAGTATCAACCCCGTTTAGATGCTCACCGTGGGGAAAAAGTTGCAGTCTCTTTACACACTCCCCCACACATCTCGCGCAACGTTGACGATGAGCGTCAACTTGGCGATTTGATCCGCCACGGTCAGCTTGTTGCCCAACACCGTACTGGAGAATCCGCACTGCGGCGCAATGCCGATCTGGTCGAGGGGCGCGACTTTGGCCGCTTCGTCGATGCGCCGCTTGAGGTCGTCGGCATTTTCCAACGCACCGGTTTTGGTCGTCACCAAGCCGAGCATGATACGCTTGCCCTTGGGCAGGTAGCGCAGCGGCGCGAAGTTGCCGGCGCGCGGCGAATCGAATTCGAGGAAGTAGCCGTCGACCTTCAACTCGTTGAACAATACTTCCGCAACCGGATCGTAGCCGCCTTCGGCTACCCATGCGCTGGCGAAGTTGCCACGGCACAGATGCGTATAGACCAGCATGTTGGCAGGGCGGTCCTTGATGCAGTCATTGATCAGATGGGCGTAGAGCGACGGCAGCTGGTCCGGATCTTCACCGATTTTCTTGGCGCCCTCGCGCATCTTGGGATCGCACAGATACGCCAGGTTGGTGTCGTCGATCTGCAAGTAGGTGCAGCCGGCCGCCGCCAGGGCTTGGATCTCCTCGCGATAAACCCGCGCCAGGTCAATGAAGAACTGTCCCATCTCCGGATACGCCGCGGCGCTCACGCCGCCGCGCCCGCCGCGAAAATGCAGCACCGAAGGCGACGGGATCGACAACTTCGCCGTGACTTTGGTCGCCGACTGAGTGAATTTAAAATTCTCCACCTCGTGCTCACGCACGCGGTTCAATTTACCGGTGACTTCAAAGCGGGTCGGCGAGCGCTGCAAGTTGGCGTCGCCGCCTTGAAACGATTTACCCGCCTCCTCGGCCAAACCTTCTTTGACCAACACACCCTCAAACTTGCGAACGAAATCGACGTTCCACAGTTTACGCCGATACTCGCCGTCGGTGACCGCTTGAAGGCCGATATCTTCCTGCATCTTGATAACATCGCGAATGCAGAGATCCTCCACGGCGCGCAGGGCAGCATCGTCGATCTCGCCGCGCTCGCGCTGATCCCGCGCCTCCAATAACGCTGCGGGCCGCAGCAAGCTACCGACATGATCGGCGCGAAACGGTGGGGCTTTCTTCTCCGCCATGGAATTCTCCCTCTATGCTAAATGATGCTTTGAAATTTTCGTCAGCTGCGCCATAGTGGCGCCAACATTTCCGCAAGGAGTCACCATGCGCACCGAACTTATCAGAATCGACACGCCAACGCACCCGCTCGACGGCGCCTACTACACGCCCGACGGGCCGAGCAAAGGCGCGGCGATGTATTGCCACGGCAACCAGATGAACTTCTACGTCTGCGCCGCGCGCTTCCTCGCGCCGCACATCACCGCGTTGGGTTACGAATATCTCGCCTTCAATCGGCGCGGCCACGACTCGGTGAGCACTTTCGACAGCCGCGAATGCGTCGGCGGTGCCTACCAAACCGTCGCCGAAGGCGTCGAAGACAACGCGGTGGTGGCGAAATACTTAGCGAGCAAAGGATTCGCCAATCCGATCGTCATCGGCCACAGCAACGGCGGCGTGCTCGCCAGTGAACATGTAGCGCATCATCCAGAAACCAAAGCGTTAATATTGTTATCCGCCCACACCGGCGGCAACCGTATGGTCCACCAGCGCGCCGCGCGCAACTTTTCACTCGCCGGCGATGTTGAGAATCAGAGAAAGGACGCCGAGGCACTCATCGCCGCGGGCAAACCCAGACAGCTCATGCTGATCCCCGCCTTGTGGTGGGTGATCTCGGCAAGAACATTTCTCGACCGCCTGACCAACGCCCCCGACCTGCTAGAGAACGCCCAGAAAATCACCTGCCCGGTCCTCTTCATCCGCGGCGACCAAGAGCCAAAAGAAAACTACCCGGCCGAAGCTTTCGCGAAAAATTGCCCCGGCCCCTGTGAAGTCGCGATCGTGCCGAACTGCGATCACTTTTATGTTGGCGCGGAGGAGAAAGTTTCGAAGATTGTGACGGAGTGGCTGAAGAAAACGCTAGAATAAGACGTCGGGTATTACATTTGACATAGAGTACGGTTCTTGCGTCAGTCGGGTGACGCGCCGTTCACCCAACTGACAAGACTAACCGGCGCGCGACGCCTTTCGGCGAGACCTTGTTGTACGTGTCGTTGGCCGCGATGAACGCTTCCCGAGCCACTTGCTGAGTGACGCCTGGCTTTCTCCCGACGCCCTCCCTGCTATCAGACCTTCAACACTGATATCCTCGTCGATATCCTCCCAATGAATACCGACGCCTCGGCCGATTAAACGCCAATGCTTTCGTTCTGCTAATGACGCGTGCGCTAAGCGCGGGAACCATGCGAGCGGAACGGAGAGACTTCGTCCATCGCTTAGGTCCACAGTTAGCGTGTCGTCCGATACGGCAACGTTTTCAACAAAGGGAATTTCAATTTCGACTGCCGAAGTACTCATCCCAAACCTCCATCAAAACCTCTCGGTGCTCGCTCACCAATCTTTCAATTCGCGCAATCTCTACGCGTGACAAACCACCGCTAGTTTGCAGCCGAATTGGCTCGAGCCAAAATTTCGCGATCCGATCGTCTCGCTCGATGTGCACATGCCGCGGCTCGTCACGATCGCCTGCATAGAAAAAGAATCGATAAGGGCCGACCCTTAAGATCGTTGGCATTCAGCGTTTCCAAAACGTTCTTCAAGATTAGAATATCATAATTCTAACCCTGAAGTATCGAAGTAATCAACCTGGGCCACCGGACCAACGCCTCGGACCTGCAAGCGAACGCAAAAAAATCACCTGCCCGGTTCTCTTCATCCGCGGCGACCAAGAGCCAAAAGAAAATTATCCCGCCGAAGCTTTCGCGAAAAATTGCCCCAGCACCGTGCGAAGTCGCGATCGTTCCCAACTGCGATCATTTTTATGTCGGCGCGGAAGATAAAGTTTCGAAGATTGTGACGGAGTGGTTGAAGAAGACGTTGGGATAATCATTTTAGGGGCAGTTTTTCGAAGATTCATTGGCACCGAAAATTAGAATTGTGTCCCTGGAAATCTCCCGGAAATCCTCCCCGGAAATCCGCGTTCATACCGACACGGCGTCTATTTCCGATAAAGCTGCTTGATAAACCCCGACCGTTCCATCTCCTCGACAAAACTCCCATCGACAAATTCTTTCGGATTCGCCTCACCAGCTTTGGGAGTTTTTCCTGTGAGATCGTCGAGCAAGGTCTTCACTCCATCCACCGTTGGTTGCGGCACTTCGGGGAACAGCGGGCGGGGGCTGTTGTAGGTGCGTTCGAGATTTTCGGCGTCGTTGGTGCGCAGGTATTTGCCAATGACGGCTTTGGTCCATTCTTTTTCAGTTTTATAAATTTGAATCGCTTCGGTCATCGCGCGCACGAAGCGGGCGAACACCGGGCGCCGCGCTTTGATCGTTACTTCGCGCGACAGCACGCCGGCCCAATGAAATGGAATTTTCAACGCGCCAACGTCGATAAGAGTTTTGAAACCGACCTTCTCGGCTTCGCGGACGAAAGGTTCTGTGGAGATACCGAACTGGATCAAACCTTTTGCCATGGCGGCAACCGCTTGCGCCGTGCCGCCGACGGAGATGAGCTTCACGTCCTTCTCCGGATCGAGGCCGAAGCGACGCAGCACCAGGCGAATTCCTAAATCGGTGGAGGCGCCGAAACGATTGATACCGCCGCTCTTACCTCTAAGCTCCTGTACTGAGTTAATCGATTTCAACGCCACCAGCTGATTAGGAAACGTCGGCATCACCGCCATCAACATCACCACGTCAATTCCGGCGAGCCGCGCGCTGACCAGATTGGTCACGCCTGTGACGTTCAAATCGACATCGCCGGCGACCATCGCTTGCAACGCCGCCGGACTGGCATTGATCTGAATTATTTCCGCGCTGATATTATATTTCTTGAGCAGGCCGCGTTCCTGAATGATCCACACCGGCGCAGGCGATGCGCAGCTTGTCCTGCGCGCTAGGATCTGCGACAAAAAAGCAAACCCAATATGCAAGGAGGAGCAGCTTCACTGCGAATCACGCGAGGGACACGCTTCAAGTCGAAGCACGGAGAAGAGCACGTTCTAGCGGGCGCGGCACGTCGAGTCGATAAAAGCGGTCGG contains:
- a CDS encoding ABC transporter substrate-binding protein; translated protein: MTDFSSSTVVAVPLLSHTLPLRRGRVRVGVFKATAAILITLAAISLFNKNAAAQSATLRVIFYPPWNISKLPMYMARDAGIFERNGLKITWTNPGSNEKLLAALKNGAADIAVVSANHVAQNNASGGPTMLLVGNTGYNYSAFFADSTIKSAADLKGKKIGTGEPGSTPDQLTRLALRKLGIDAGKDVTLIPFDEGRNTDRVKALLGGTVAGMMITAETMYDLEKTGEIKKLNRLTDHKQLKIYAGGGADYAISATLLKNRRDDAKRFMSAICEGIALTRKEKAKALEFVAKTGRNMDAAGIEYLYRLYTADVIPARPHLKPEGIELAIQMTSAMFPSSRNLNATELTDATLVPELENEGRCNF
- a CDS encoding two pore domain potassium channel family protein, giving the protein MIMVFGLIYWLAGIGMGWRLQAGNVAVKPDLNGLGTAMYFSFVTALSIGYGDVIPTGALRIFAIVEGAAGLLIFGCVISKLVSRRQEELTEQIHRTTFEDRLNRVRTNLHLVFSDLGVVQQLQAEQGVLPDLVLRRLESTVRMFRGELQAVHDLLYRCQVMPDEEMMESLLSNLIICLQALVEVGAALPDTRSAMLDSALRSISQLANEICGECVPRQYAPGLKETMDQIQELARRIG
- a CDS encoding rhodanese-like domain-containing protein codes for the protein MAKPQIQEPIHEYSTISREEILARLQDRALALVNVMPVDSFRAGHIPGSINLPLADIELKAPRLLSNLALEVAIHCAGPT
- a CDS encoding 5-methyltetrahydropteroyltriglutamate--homocysteine S-methyltransferase, with the translated sequence MAEKKAPPFRADHVGSLLRPAALLEARDQRERGEIDDAALRAVEDLCIRDVIKMQEDIGLQAVTDGEYRRKLWNVDFVRKFEGVLVKEGLAEEAGKSFQGGDANLQRSPTRFEVTGKLNRVREHEVENFKFTQSATKVTAKLSIPSPSVLHFRGGRGGVSAAAYPEMGQFFIDLARVYREEIQALAAAGCTYLQIDDTNLAYLCDPKMREGAKKIGEDPDQLPSLYAHLINDCIKDRPANMLVYTHLCRGNFASAWVAEGGYDPVAEVLFNELKVDGYFLEFDSPRAGNFAPLRYLPKGKRIMLGLVTTKTGALENADDLKRRIDEAAKVAPLDQIGIAPQCGFSSTVLGNKLTVADQIAKLTLIVNVARDVWGSV
- a CDS encoding alpha/beta hydrolase; the protein is MRTELIRIDTPTHPLDGAYYTPDGPSKGAAMYCHGNQMNFYVCAARFLAPHITALGYEYLAFNRRGHDSVSTFDSRECVGGAYQTVAEGVEDNAVVAKYLASKGFANPIVIGHSNGGVLASEHVAHHPETKALILLSAHTGGNRMVHQRAARNFSLAGDVENQRKDAEALIAAGKPRQLMLIPALWWVISARTFLDRLTNAPDLLENAQKITCPVLFIRGDQEPKENYPAEAFAKNCPGPCEVAIVPNCDHFYVGAEEKVSKIVTEWLKKTLE
- a CDS encoding DUF2442 domain-containing protein, with amino-acid sequence MSTSAVEIEIPFVENVAVSDDTLTVDLSDGRSLSVPLAWFPRLAHASLAERKHWRLIGRGVGIHWEDIDEDISVEGLIAGRASGESQASLSKWLGKRSSRPTTRTTRSRRKASRAG
- a CDS encoding DUF4160 domain-containing protein; this encodes MPTILRVGPYRFFFYAGDRDEPRHVHIERDDRIAKFWLEPIRLQTSGGLSRVEIARIERLVSEHREVLMEVWDEYFGSRN
- a CDS encoding ABC transporter substrate-binding protein, which translates into the protein MHIGFAFLSQILARRTSCASPAPVWIIQERGLLKKYNISAEIIQINASPAALQAMVAGDVDLNVTGVTNLVSARLAGIDVVMLMAVMPTFPNQLVALKSINSVQELRGKSGGINRFGASTDLGIRLVLRRFGLDPEKDVKLISVGGTAQAVAAMAKGLIQFGISTEPFVREAEKVGFKTLIDVGALKIPFHWAGVLSREVTIKARRPVFARFVRAMTEAIQIYKTEKEWTKAVIGKYLRTNDAENLERTYNSPRPLFPEVPQPTVDGVKTLLDDLTGKTPKAGEANPKEFVDGSFVEEMERSGFIKQLYRK